One segment of Mastomys coucha isolate ucsf_1 unplaced genomic scaffold, UCSF_Mcou_1 pScaffold23, whole genome shotgun sequence DNA contains the following:
- the Bud13 gene encoding BUD13 homolog: MAAAPPLSKAEYLKRYLSGSDAGLEGGPESGRKRRKKRPKPGGAGGKGMRIVDDDVGWAAISTTKPEKEEEEDGDLPVVAEFVDERPEEVKQMEAFRSSAKWKLLGGHSEDGHSHYEVQDPSPPRKARHDTPDPSPPRRVRHDTPDSSPPRRVRHDTPDPSPPRRVRHDTPDPSPPRRVRHDTPDPSPPRRVRHDTPDPSPPRRVRHDTPDPSPPRRVRHDTPDPSPPRRVRHDSDASPPRKSHHNSSAVSPRRGHHGSSGTSSPRQAHNHSPTAAQHRRTLDSSGAQHLRRARHDSPDLELPKAKSSKAAERPPSKTASQSGLGPSHPSLSTNSKYQHDSDLSPPRKRQAKAHFGAKKQLDSKGVYQKASDSDLSPPRKKKNSGHQDSDSDLSPPRNRPRHQSSDSDLSPPRRRQRTKSSDSDLSPPRRSPRPGKKTAHMYSGAKTGLVTDVQREYQELKKQDQDTTDLGAQFEFTETVFREKFGRKKNLKLGRLEQRRKAEKDSERDELYAQWGKGLAQSRQQQQNVEDAMKEMQKPLARYIDDEDLDRMLREQEREGDPMANFIKKNKAKENKNKKERPRYNGPAPPPNRFNIWPGYRWDGVDRSNGFEQKRFARLASKRAVEELAYKWSVEDM; encoded by the exons ATGGCGGCAGCTCCGCCGCTCTCCAAGGCTGAGTATCTGAAGCGTTACTTGTCTGGATCAGATGCTGGCTTGGAAGGAGGTCCAGAGTCCGGTCGCAAGCGGCGCAAAAAACGGCCGAAGCCAGGAGGCGCTGGCGGCAAGGG AATGCGGATTGTTGATGATGATGTGGGCTGGGCGGCTATCTCTACCACTAAGccggaaaaagaggaggaagaggatggagattTGCCTGTG GTGGCTGAGTTTGTGGATGAGCGTCCAGAAGAGGTAAAGCAGATGGAGGCCTTCCGCTCCAGTGCCAAGTGGAAACTTCTGGGAG GCCACAGTGAAGATGGACATTCTCATTATGAGGTCCAAGATCCATCTCCTCCCAGGAAGGCCCGTCATGACACCCCAGACCCATCTCCTCCCAGGAGGGTCCGtcatgataccccagactcatcTCCTCCCAGGAGGGTTCGTCATGACACCCCGGACCCATCTCCACCAAGGAGGGTTCGTCATGACACCCCGGATCCATCTCCTCCCAGGAGGGTTCGTCATGACACCCCGGACCCATCTCCACCAAGGAGGGTCCGTCATGACACCCCGGATCCATCTCCTCCCAGGAGGGTTCGTCATGACACCCCGGACCCATCTCCTCCCAGGAGGGTTCGTCATGACACCCCGGACCCATCTCCACCAAGGAGGGTTCGTCATGACTCAGATGCTTCTCCACCCAGGAAGTCTCATCATAATTCTTCAGCTGTATCTCCTAGGAGAGGCCATCATGGTTCCTCAGGTACCTCTTCCCCAAGACAGGCCCATAACCACTCCCCTACTGCAGCCCAGCATAGAAGGACTCTTGACTCTTCAGGTGCACAGCATCTCAGGAGGGCCCGTCATGATTCCCCTGATTTGGAACTGCCCAAAGCCAAAAGTAGTAAAGCTGCAGAAAGACCCCCTAGCAAGACTGCATCCCAGAGTGGGCTAGGCCCCTCCCACCCATCACTCTCAACGAACAGCAAGTACCAGCATgactctgacctttctcctccgaGGAAACGGCAAGCAAAAGCCCATTTTGGAGCTAAGAAACAGCTTGATTCTAAAG GTGTCTACCAAAAAGCCTCTGATTCAGATCTGTCTCCTccacggaaaaaaaaaaattcagggcaCCAGGATTCTGATTCAGATCTGTCACCACCACGGAATCGACCAAGACACCAGAGCTCTGACTCTGACCTCTCTCCACCTCGGAGAAGACAGAGGACCAAATCTTCTGATTCTGACCTCTCCCCACCTCGCAGGAGTCCCCGTCCTGGGAAGAAG ACTGCACACATGTATTCCGGAGCGAAAACTGGGTTGGTCACTGATGTTCAGCGGGAGtaccaagaactcaagaaacagGACCAAGACACTACAGACCTCGGAG CTCAGTTTGAATTCACTGAAACTGTATTCCGAGAAAAGTTTGGTCGGAAGAAGAATTTGAAACTGGGGCGCTTGgaacaaaggagaaaagcagagaaagactcAGAGCGAGATGAGCTATATGCCCAGTGGGGAAAAGG GCTTGCCCAGAGCCGGCAGCAGCAACAGAATGTAGAAGACGCAATGAAGGAGATGCAGAAACCTCTGGCCCGCTATATAGATGATGAAGATCTGGATCGGATgctgagagaacaagaaagagaaggggacCCGATGGCCAACTTTATTAAGAAGAATAAGGCTAAGGAGAACAAGAATAAGAAAG AGAGGCCTCGCTACAACggtcctgctcctcctcccaatAGATTTAACATTTGGCCGGGGTATCGCTGGGATGGAGTGGACAG GTCCAATGGCTTTGAACAGAAGCGCTTTGCCAGGCTCGCCAGCAAGAGAGCTGTGGAGGAGCTTGCCTACAAGTGGAGTGTTGAGGACATGTGA